The DNA region TCTGGGGCCCATGTCCACCCAGGGCGTGGGTGAGATGGAGGGACGGAGCTCCCCACGGCCAGGGCCCTGCCCCAATCCTTACACCAGCCCCCCACCGCCCGCCCCGTGGGTGCAGGGCACCCCACGCCCCACCTCTGCCCCCAGACCCACCACCCCAGCGCCCCGGTGCCCTCACGCACCTTTCACGGCCCCCACGCCCTGCAGGGTCAGCACTGCCAGCAGCGCCAGCGGGATGCCCCATCCTCCGGCCATCGCCTCTCCTGGCAGCGGGCAGCGAGAGCGGGACCGGACAAGGAGCAGGCGTTGCTCTTGGGCCGGGGAGCTGAGTGCCggggcccccggggccgggggacAGGGCCCCCCCCAGGTGCCCAGCCACTCGGAGGGAGCCCTGCCTCTGACTCGGCTgttcccaggcagagcagcagcacccagcaccccgcagagcagacagacggacagacgcTCTGGCAGGGCTCCGCAGGGGCGCACTGTTGAACTTGGGCTGCGCACGCCCCCGGAGAgggctttggggagggggcaggtggGGGCCGCCGAGGCCGGGGAGCCCCAGTGCCGGCGGGGgccggcagccccctccccggggtcGCTGCCCCAGCGCGGACCAAGTGTCAGCGGGAGCCCTGCGGGGCCCGGCTCTGCCTGGTGACGGGTGATGCTGCccagcctcgctcctcactggtCCTCGCTGGgactcccagccccagcactgggcaGGAGCGGGGCCATACCCCAAAGCGGCAGAGTCCGGCTCTcctggggggtcccagcaccTTTCCAGCTTCTGCTGTGAGCAGCGATGGAGACCGGTCGTGTCCTGGGAGCTGGGGCCGTGCTGGTGGCGCTGGTGGTGCTGGGAGCCCAGCCGGGCGGTGGCCAGGAGACCTCAGGTGAGCTCAGAGCCGGGGCACGGGGAGGGTGTTGGTGGGGTTGGATCCCACACGTGCCCTGGCAGGTGCTGGGGGTCTGGGGTTGGGGGGCTGCTGAgaggcccccccccagcccctgggaccACCCTGCAAGTGGGGGAGACCCGCCCCCACCGAATCCCTCGTCCTGTCATCTGTCCCCCGTGGGCCCTGGGAGCAGCGGGCTCCAGGTGAGACCCGGTTCCCAAACGGTTTGGGGATGACGCTCCCCGCCCTCGCTGAACCCCGGGAAGCGCCTCTTGGCCCAGTTCTGCTctggctccctcctgcccctcctttcccctgGGCTCTGTCCCCTCCAGCCCTCTCCAGTCCACAGGCGGAGAAACGGAGTCCTTGCGGGGTCAGGATCCCATCGCCAGTCCTAGAGCAGCTGTGTGGCtctgggggaggctgggaggagaatggtggtggggagggggcccCACGgtgcctccctgccctcccatGACCTGCTGTCCCACACAAACAGGGTTTTTCCAGGAGATGTATAAGCGTGAGTGTCTGTTCCTCAATGGCACCAAGAATGTCAGGTTTCTGGATAAGTACATGTACAACCGGGAGCAGAGGGCGCACTTTGACAGCGATGTGGGTCACTTTGTGGCTGACACCCCCCTGGGTGAGCCTGATGCCAAGTACTGGAACAGCCAGACAGAGTTCCTGGAGGACAGACGGAGTGCGGTGGACAGGTTCTGCCGACACAACTACGAGGTGGTGACCCCTTTCACCGTGGAGAGGAGAGGTGAGTGCGTGCCAGAACTTTTCCCTGGGGGACGGGCCCACGCCAAGCCCCTGTGCTCCCAGGATGGGAGAAACAGTTTGTGCCGTGCTTGGTCCTGTCCCCGGGCAAAGCCCCTGCGCCCTTCCACAAGGACGCGAGTCCCTCGTACCCTCGCTGGGCATGTCCTGCGTGGGACCGCTGGTCCAGGCTGGGGGCCAGCACGCAAGGTGgcccctgggctctgccagccccctgccagctCTCTCTCGCTCTCCCCCAGTTGAGCCCAAGGTGAGGGTCTCCCCCATGCAGTCGAGTTCCCTGCCCCAGACCAACAGGCTGGTTTGCTACGTGACGGGGTTTTACCCCGCGGAGATTGAAGTGAAGTGGTTCAAGAACGGGCGGGAGGAGACGGAGCACGTGGTGTCCACGGACATGATCCAGAACGGAGACTGGACCTACCAGGTGCTGGTGATGCTGGAAACCACCCCGCAGCGCGGGGACACCTACGTGTGCCAGGTGGAGCACGTCAGCCTGCAGCACCCCATCACCCAGCAGTGGGGTAAGGCCCTGCCCTGTCCGGCAGCCTGGTTGGGTGGGGTCCAAGCCCCTGGTCCCGCTGAGGAGTGGGAcggggcccccccagccctgacgCCCTGCTCTCGTCCCCGCAGAGGTGCAGTCGGACGCCGCCAGGAGCAAGATGCTCACGGGGGTGGGGGGCTTCGTGCTGGGGCTCATCTTCCTGGCACTGGGGCTCTTCCTCTACATGCGCAAGAAGGTGAGAGCCATCGGGAGACTGGGTGGGGGGTGCCTGGGGTGTCTCCTGTGCGTGGGGTGGGGGCTGCGGTTCTGCCCCTGCTCTGACGCTGACCTCGTCTCTCTGTGTTTCAGGGCGCCTcgttccccaggctgcaggtaaTGTCTGCCCATCTCCCCTGACCCTGCTCCACCCTCCCCTTGTGGGCTGGTCCCCACCTGCTCCCAATGGCAGCGTGTCCGTATGGAGCGTGTCCCTCAATAGCGTCGGGGCAGAGCCCTGGGGACACGCCAGCCCGGTGGTCaccccctcttctctccccacagAGCTCCTGAATGAACTCCTGCCCCTGAGGATCTGCTCCGCCACTGTCCGTCCTCTGCCCCCCAGCGTCGCCTCTGCCTCACGCTGCCCCATCCCGGAGCCCCACGTCCCCGCACTGATCCCCGGGGTTaccccctccctcccatcccAACCCAGCTGGGCTGTCGGGCTCTGCAGCCCCGGGGTCCCCAGGGCCCTGTGACGGTGGCCCTCAGCTGCTCCGGCTCTGCCTAATAAAATGTCCCAGTATCCTCCGGCCCTGGTTGTTTGGGGacagtggggcagggggggtcaCTCCCTTCCCTGTGCGCACGAGTCCATGACAGGACTCTGAGTCCTCAGCAGGGACCAGACGTGCTTGGGGCTGCCAAAACTGAGGGGACACTGCGAGGGGGGGCCAACACCCCTTCCCCTCGGAGGTGTGGGGGGGCGGGCGGCAGGGCCTGCCTCTAGGATGGATCAGGGCTGGGGACGGGGATGAGGGGTCATGAGTCCCCTCACCTGCTCTGGTGGGTGGCTCTGTGTCCCCCTCCCGGTGCCAGACCCCGCTgtggtggggggagcagggccctggggtggggggggccccACTTAGTGATGGCCGCTCCGCTCACGGGGTGCAGCCCTGCACCCCAACACGGCACCCACCACGCCAGCCCCTCAGCACCCCCCATCGCCCTCTTCCCCACCACACTGTATCACCAGGATGAGCAGGGCGCCAGTGAACAGAACGAGTGGTGCCAGGCCGTCCCCAACCACCTTTACTGCTGCTCGGAAGCACCCCAGAGCCTGGGAAGGCAGAGCCCCGGTTAGTGGGGTGCGCATGGGGCACGGCAAGGCGGCAGCGGTGGtgtggagcggggggggggggacacacggggcaGGGGTGTGGGGCGCAGGGCTTGGccgaggggacacagctgggacgtGAGGGCAAGGGTTGGTAGGGGCTGGAGGGCTGAGAGGGCACCCTGGGCCCTGCCCTCTCACAAGACGCCCCGCTGGTTGCGGGCGCTGTTCATCTTCATGGCCTTGATGATGAGGATGGTGCCCGCGATGATGCCGATGATGCCCACGGCCAGGCCCAGGGCGCACACCAGGGTCTCGGTGCTCTCGGAGGCGGGGAGGGGCAGCTGGGGTTCTGCGGAGGGGGGAGGGTGGGTGAGGATGGGGCGCTGAGCCCCCCTCGCTGCCTGCAAggggaggggacccaggcgtccgggccccagcccggcccccctcctcaccccagtgCTTCAGGAGGGTGGTGGGCAGCCCCCAGTGCTCCACGCGGCAGTCGTAGTAGTCCCCCCGGGTGGGGATGAAGGGCAGGTAGGAGAACTTGCGGAAGCTGTGGTCCTCCCGGGGGTAGAAAACGGTCTCGAGGACGCCGTCCGTCACCACCTGCCCGTTCCTCAGCCACGTGATGGTGATGACGGATGGCCAGAACTTGTCCACGTAGCAGATCAGGATGTTGGGGTCCCCCAGCTCCACGGGGTCCTCGGAGAACACCGTCACCTCAGGTGGCACTGGCGGGGGATGGAGAAGGGGTTACTGCAGTCTCGGgtcagccaggctctgctgccccCCGCTGGGCTGGGGCCTCCTGCCCCACCGACCTGGCCCCCTTGTGCTCCACCACCCACCCAGGGAGACCCCGCAGCCCGGCTTGGGGCTGTGCCCAGGTCCCCACGCGCTCCAGGGGAGCAGGGTGCCGTGCACCCCGCTGGCGGCTGGGCCGCAGGGTGTGGGAGCAACAGCCCTGGCAGCGTCCCCGGGGGTGAAGGCGCTGGCCGTGCTGCGGCCGGGTTGTTACCGATGGTGGCCTGCGAGCGGTTGGACCTTTGAATCATGATCTCCAAGTTCTGTTTTGCTACTGCCATGTTCTGCAGAGCTCCCTGTGCCTCGAAGGTGGCGAAGTTCCCAAACTCGGGCAGGCGCCAGACGGTCTCTGTCTTCTGCAGGTCCACGTGGAAGATCTCGTCCCCATCGAAATCAAACATGAACTCGCCGCCCTCCTGCTGCAGCGTCTCAGCCCGCTGGTAGAATTCGGCCTGGATCAACACGTTGTGCACTGGGAAGGGACAGGCATTAGGGTCAGTGCCCTTCCCGCTGCTGCAGGGCTCGCCCCGACTCCCCACAGGCTCCCCCTGGGGACACTGCGTGTGTGCAAGGAGGCCCTGATGGGGAGAAGGGCCCACCTGgagcctccctctctcccttccggCAGGggtcccacagggctgggcaggtgCCGACACCCACCCCTCCCCAGGAAAGGGAGCGCTCGGACAcccgctctgcccccagcccccaactccagcacctccatgccaCCAGGAGGTTTCCCTTCCTCatctcctggggctggggctggtggcaggCTTTGGGACCACCGGCACCTGTCCCCAGAGGTGCTGCGGGGTGGGGTGGTGGTCCCAGGTCCCCAAGGACTTGGGCACTGGCTGTCCTGCCCCATGCACAAACCCCACCTGGGCCAGGCCACATGGGGCACAGCCGCCGCGAAGGGAGGAGACCCAGGAGCGGTGGGTGCTGCGGGGACCTgacccctggggctggggcactGGGGGGTAAGAGGGCAGGGAGACCTGGGCCGGGGGACGTCCAGGAATGAGTGTCTGGGGCCCATGTCCACCCAGGGCGTGGGTGAGATGGAGGGACGGAGCTCCCCACGGCCAGGGCCCTGCCCCAATCCTTACACCAGCCCCCCACCGCCCGCCCCGTGGGTGCAGGGCACCCCACGCCCCACCTCTGCCCCCAGACCCACCACCCCAGCGCCCCGGTGCCCTCACCCACCTTTCACGGCCCCCGCGCCCTGCAGGGTCAGCACTGCCAGCAGCGCCAGCGGGATGCCCCATCCTCCGGCCATCGCCTCTCCTGGCAGCGGGCAGCGAGAGCGGGACCGGACAAGGAGCAGGCGTTGCTCTTGGGCCGGGGAGCTGAGTGCCggggcccccggggccgggggacAGGGCCCCCCCCAGGTGCCCAGCCACTCGGAGGGAGCCCTGCCTCTGACTCGGCTgttcccaggcagagcagcagcacccagcaccccgcagagcagacagacggacagacgcTCTGGCAGGGCTCCGCAGGGGCGCACTGTTGAACTTGGGCTGCGCACGCCCCCGGAGAgggctttggggagggggcaggtggGGGCCGCCGAGGCCGGGGAGCCCCAGTGCCGGCGGGGgccggcagccccctccccggggtcGCTGCCCCAGCGCGGACCAAGTGTCAGCGGGAGCCCTGCGGGGCCCGGCTCTGCCTGGTGACGGGTGATGCTGCccagcctcgctcctcactggtCCTCGCTGGgactcccagccccagcactgggcaGGAGCGGGGCCATACCCCAAAGCGGCAGAGTCCGGCTCTcctggggggtcccagcaccTTTCCAGCCTCTGCTGTGAGCAGCGATGGAGACCGGTCGTGTCCTGGGAGCTGGGGCCGTGCTGGTGGCGCTGGTGGTGCTGGGAGCCCAGCCGGGCGGTGGCCAGGAGACCTCAGGTGAGCTCAGAGCCGGGGCACGGGGAGGGTGTTGGTGGGGTTGGATCCCACACGTGCCCTGGCAGGTGCTGGGGGTCTGGGGTTGGGGGGCTGCTGAgaggcccccccccagcccctgggaccACCCTGCAGGTGGGGGAGACCCGCCCCCACCGAATCCCTCGTCCTGTCATCTGTCCTCCGTGGGCCCTGGGAGCAGCGGGCTCCAGGTGAGACCCGGTTCCCAAACGGTTTGGGGATGATGCTCCCCGCCCTCGCTGAATCCCGGGAAGCGCCTCTTGGCCCAGTTCTGCTctggctccctcctgcccctcctttcccctgGGCTCTGTCCCCTCCAGCCCTCTCCAGTCCCCAGGCGGAGAAACGGAGTCCTTGCGGGGTCAGGATCCCATCGCCAGTCCTAGAGCAGCTGTGTGGCtctgggggaggctgggaggagaatggtggtggggaggggggcccCACGgtgcctccctgccctcccatGACCTGCTGTCCCACACAAACAGGGTTTTTCCAGGAGATGTATAAGTCTGAGTGTCTGTTCCTCAATGGCACCAAGAATGTCAGGTTTCTGGAAAAGTACATCTACAACCGGGAGCAGAGGGCGCACTTTGACAGCGATGTGGGTCACTTTGTGGCTGACACCCCCCTGGGTGAGCCTAGTGCCAAGTACTGGAACAGCCAGACAGAGTTCCTGGAGGACAGCCGAAGTGCGGTGGACACATACTGTCGACACAACTACGAGGTGGGGACCCCTTTCACCGTGGAGAGGAGAGGTGAGTGCGTGCCAGAACTTTTCCCTGGGGGACGGGCCCACGCCAAGCCCCTGTGCTCCCAGGATGGGAGAAACAGTTTGTGCCGTGCTTGGTCCTGTCCCCGGGCAAAGCCCCTGCGCCCTTCCACAAGGACGCGAGTCCCTCGTACCCTCGCTGGGCATGTCCTGCGTGGGACCGCTGGTCCAGGCTGGGGGCCAGCACGCAAGGTGgcccctgggctctgccagccccctgccagctCTCTCTCGCTCTCCCCCAGTTGAGCCCAAGGTGAGGGTCTCCCCCATGCAGTCGAGTTCCCTGCCCCAGACCAACAGGCTGGTTTGCTACGTGACGGGGTTTTACCCCGCGGAGATTGAAGTGAAGTGGTTCAAGAACGGGCGGGAGGAGACGGAGCACGTGGTGTCCACGGACATGATCCAGAACGGAGACTGGACCTACCAGGTGCTGGTGATGCTGGAAACCACCCCGCAGCGCGGGGACACCTACGTGTGCCAGGTGGAGCATGTCAGCCTGCAGCACCCCATCACCCAGCAGTGGGGTAAGGCCCTGCCCTGTCCGGCAGCCTGGTTGGGTGGGGTCCAAGCCCCTGGTCCTGCTGAGGAGTGGGAcggggcccccccagccctgacgCCCTGCTCTCGTCCCCGCAGAGGTGCAGTCGGACGCCGCCAGGAGCAAGATGCTCACGGGGGTGGGGGGCTTCGTGCTGGGGCTCATCTTCCTGGCACTGGGGCTCTTCCTCTACATGCGCAAGAAGGTGAGAGCCGTCGGGAGACTGGGTGGGGGGTGCCTGGGGTGTCTCCTGTGCGTGGGGCGGGGGCTGCGGTTCTGCCCCTGCTCTGACGCTGACCTCGTCTCTCTGTGTTTCAGGGCGCCTcgttccccaggctgcaggtaaTGTCTGCCCATCTCCCCTGACCCTGCTCCACCCTCCCCTTGTGGGCTGGTCCCCACCTGCTCCCAATAGCAGGGTGTCCATATGGAGTGTGTCCCTCAATAGCGTCGGGGCAGAGCCCTGGGGACACGCCAGCCCGGTGGTCACCCCCTCTTCTCTCCCTACAGAGCTCCTGAATGAACTCCTGCCCCTGAGGATCTGCTCCACCACTGTCCGTCCTCTGCACCCCAGCGTCGCCTCTGCCTCACGCTGCCCCGTCCCGGAGCCCCACGTCCCCGCACTGATCCCCGGggtcaccccctccctcccatcccAACCCAGCTTGGCTGTCGGGCTCTGCAGCCCCGGGGTCCCCAGGGCCCTGTGACGGTGGCCCTCAGCTGCTCCGGCTCTGCCTAATAAAATGTCCCAGTATCCTCCGGCCCTGGTTGTTTGGGGACAGTGGGGCAGGGGTGGATCACTCCCTTCCCTGTGCCCACGAGTCCATGACAGGGCTCCAAGTCTTCAGCGGGGACCAGACGTGCTTGGGGCTACCAAAACTGGGGGGACACTGCGACGGGGGGCCAACACCCCTTcccctgggatggggggggggctgggcggCAGGGCCTGCCTCTAGGATGGATCAGGGCTGAGGACAGGGACGAGGGGTCATGAGTCCCCTCACCTGCTCTGGTGGGTGGCTCCATGTGCCAGACCCCGCTGTGGTGGGGGGAGCcaggccctggggtggggggggggcccaTTTGGTGATGGCTACTCCGCTCACAGGGcgccccctgcaccccaacacGGCACCCACCAcgccagccccacagccccccccagtCACCCTGTTCCCCACCACACCGTATCACCAGGATTAGCAGGGCGCCGATGAACAGAACGAGTGGTGCCAGGCCGTCCCCAACCACCTTTACTGCTGCTCGGAAGCACCCCAGAGCCTGGGAAGGCAGAGCCCTGGTCAGTGGGGTACGCATGGGGCAAGGCAAGGCGGCAGCGGTGGTGtggagcggggggtgggggggacacggggcaggGGTGTGGGGCGCAGGGCTTGGccgaggggacacagctgggacgtGAGGACAAGGGTTGGTAGGGGCTGGAGGGCTGAGAGGGCACCCTGGGCCCTGCCCTCTCACAAGACGCCCCGCTGGTTGCGGGCACTGTTcatcttccccaggctgcaggtaaCATGTCTCCCCctgaccccccagccccccacaaTTACTGATTTCTCCCCTTTCTCACCCCCCCCACCTTCTCGCAGCGCACCTGAAATCAAACTCCAGCCCATGCAGATCTGCTCCATCACCAGAAtctcttcccgccccccccccccccgccatcataCCCATAGGCACTGTGGAATAATAAAGTGGGATGGAGAGCCAGGCATGGGGTGTTCCATGCTTCGGATTCCTCTGGGAGCGGAAAAtgatgggaagggggggggaaagggagcagCACCCTCCTCCTGCTGGTATGGAACTGGGAGGGGGGTAACAGCTGAGTGACACAACAGCCTGGCTCAACTcgaataatattttctttatttacatgTTAAAGAATCGAAACGTTCGAAACATACAATAAGATGAAAACACGGCTCTAAGGGTCTAAGGAGGGGTGAGGGGGGCAGTGGGCggggggaaggaaaaagtaaaacaaaacccccaaaaaacaaaataaaacaagtagaaaaaaattatacagtcaACATAAAAAACAGGcggcccctccctccccccttccccacacGGGAACATGCTGCCCTGATcgtctgctgggggggggggggatctggtGTGTGTGGGGGCGTGTTATGTACAAAGCGCGTCCCTGGGGCCCCCGCCAGCACAACGCGGcgtcaataaattaaaaatcctcCACAGacgaggggaaggggagggcagcGGCTGCCCCCGGAGGGGGGGTTGAGTAGGGAGGGGTCCtagccacccccccccctcccagcaaaCCCCAACTGGGGACTCTCAAACcactcccctgccccagggctttgccccccccccttcttttttaaaagatttttttttctctctttttttttttttcttaaaaacccccaaatttttcccctttttggaaaaaaatcccacaagtcagggaagaagaagaagaaaaaaaaaaaaggaaaaaagcaagaaccCCCCAACCTAAAACAACAAACAGTAAaacctgttgggggggggggggggaaggaggaggaagaggaagaggaggagggaggcccaaccctgcagccagggcccccccccccttcccctgcaatGCCTCTGGCCTGTAAACACTTGGGgtccccccccctcaccccctcttctctccccccctcctcctccttgcccccAACCCCTCCCCATCAGCCCTGGGTGGGGTAGGGGGCTCTGCCTGCCGGGTGAAGGGCCCCCCCCTCAGTCCGATTCAACCTGGATCCGGTCCCGCAGAACCTCTTTTTTCCAAAGCCACCCGTGTTCCGGCTCAGCCGCGCCCTCGTGGGGAGAGACGCAAGATTCCTCTAACCCGAATCCGAATCGCTGGTGTCCGAGGATGACGAActggaactggaactactggaatcCGAACTGGAACTGGAGGCGCTGAGGCGAGATACGGCCACTTGCTGAGCCGATTCCGGTTTTTCGCTGGCTGCAAGGTAAAACAGCGGCAAGGTTCAGCCATGTGCGATGATGGAAGAGGAAGTGGGGAGGCGGAAGAGGAAGCAGGGAGGCCGAAGAGGAAGCAGGGAGGCCATCCCCATCCTCTATGCGCTCACCCTTTttagggggttttttggtggaaTTGAGTTGGCCGCTGACATCCTGCAGCCGCTTCTCCAGCTCCCGTTTCTTCTCCAGCGCCAGCTCCTCTTTCGTCTTCCCCACCGGCTTCTTCATGGctgcagagagaaaggagggggctCGGTTTGGGACtcagcccccactccccccagccccccaaaaccctcctggCATCAACCCCACGGCACTTACTTTCACTGTAAGGTTTACGGGGTTTCTTCCGCAGGCAGGAGAGAACGTAGCGCTCCAACTCCCGCAGCGTCGAAGGTTTGAGGGTCTCGAAATCAATCTCGATCTCCTCAGGGTTGGAATCACGCAGGGAAGGTTCTCGCGACTGGATGATATGCACCACCCGCCCCAATTTTTCGCCCGGTAATTTGTTGATGTCTAAACTAAGTTGACGTTTTTCATCGTAAGTCATGGGtttgctctcctcctcttcctctgaatCGTAAAGCACCGGCGGCGGTGGCAACGTCGCTTTAGCCGTTTTCTTCGAGTTCCTGCAGGGAGAGAATGGATGGCACAGTGGCATCAAGGGCTGCCCCAAAAatccaacaccccccccccccccccccaaaaaccaacccctaatccccccatccctggggctggcagcactcAGACAAGGTTTGGCTTGTTCCAGTCGGTTTCTCGCCACGGTCGCTCTGCCGGGGAAAGTGTCATCACAGCCGCTGCCCGCACCCACGCCACCCCAGCGCTGCACTCACTTGGAACCGCCGCCTCCACCAgtcccgccgccaccaccaccggcTTTCTTGGCTTTACGGAGCTGGGCCTGGCGCGCCCGGGCTTCCTCGTCGCCTCCCCGGCCTTTGTGCTtctctgatttcttcttttttttcttttctcgcTTCTTTTTGGGTTTGGAAACGGGGCCCTGTGAGAGGGCAGCCAGCTGCTCGTGCACGGCCCGCAGCTGTGGGGGGAGACAGGGGGTGAGGCGGGcatggggagcgggcccgggaaACGGCACGGATCCTTCTCCGGCCCtcacctgctcctgcagctcGGCCAAGCGATTGGCACGTTCCTCCTCTGAGTCAGAACTCTCCTCGCTCTCTGATGAACTCTCGCTGCTGCTCTCGTCCTCGTCGTCATCTTCATCGTCCTCATCATCCTCATCCTCGTCGCTGGAGGACTCCTCGGAGGACGATTTGGAGAGGGCGCCAGTAAGCGGGGCTGACACCGAGGGCGGGCTGGCGTCCTGCGGCTCATCTGGCATCTTGGCGTAGCTGAACTCAAAGACGTCCTGCAAGGGTAGCGGGGTCAGCGCGgcgagcgggcgggggggggggggtcggcgggTGGAGCGGGGGGGACAGGACACCCACCACCCCACTTACCTGCAGCTTGCGGGCCATGGCCACCACATCGTGGTCAGGCGGGTTGTATTTGTAGCAGTTGGAGAACATTAACCGGACGTCAGCGGCGAATTCCTGCGCGTCGTGGTAATCCCGGTTCTCCATCTTCCGCTACGGGGAGAGAAAACGGTAAGCGGGAGCTCCCGGGTCCCCATGGGGAGTGGGAGGAAACACAGGAAAGCCACAGAGCCACACCCAAAAAGGCTCCTCCATTCCCTTTCTCCTGCCCCACCTTGATGGTGCTGAGGTCCATGGGGTGCTTGATGATCTCATGGTAGTCGTGCAGCCCCAGGGCCGAGGCATCAACGGGCTTGTAGAAGGGCCAGGCGTAGGCTGCGTGCTTCTTGGAGAGCAGCTCCTTGAGGATCCCATTGCAGTACTTGAGCTGCTCTGATAGTTTACCCTTCTTGGATGTCTGGTGCTGTTGCGAATCCGGTAAATCCTTCTTGGGGGGTTTGATGGGGCGGCCGCTCTCCCGACGTGCGGGGATCTTGGCCGCCTTGGCCTCCAAGAGTGTGGCGGAGGGCGAGGACTCTCCGCTGGTGGCGATGATGGccgtggtggtgggggtggtggtgtccgCTTTCCGCTTCACGCCCTTTTTCtgtcaaaagaaaagggaaaagaaccacgtgaggctgggggggggggggggggggggggggggggagaagccggCCCCATACTCCAGTCCCACAGAGCCTGCCCCACGGCCAGGGCCTGCCCTCCTCCTACCTTGGCCACGGGCTGGGTGGGAGCAGGCGCAGCCAGGACGGCCGGGGCAGTGGAGTGCAACGACTTGAGGAGCGGAGCGGAAATCACGGATGGGTGGGGAATGTTGACTATGGTGGTGGGGATGTCAGGGCTTGGGGTGTAGACTGCGGTGTGGGACACCGAGGAGACAGCCGGCACTTGCTGAGCAGCCGTGAGTCCCGCCAGGAGCGCTGGGCCAAGACAAGAAGCCCCCCCCCGCCGTTAGCACCGCTGCCACCCCCAAGCAGTCGTTCCATCCCATGTGGTGTCACCATACCTGCTGCCCGGGACGCTCCCTTCTTATGACTGTTCTTGGCCACCGGCACCACGATCTCCTGCTCTTCTGGTGGCATCTGGGCCACCTTCTGCAGGAAAATCTTCTCCAGGGTTTGGGCCATCAGCACAATGTCATCGGTGGGCTGCAGGGAAGACCGGAGGCACTGTCAAGAGCTTGCCAAGAAGGTACCACGGGACTCGCCGGTGGCACCAGCGTGGTTCTCACCTTGTTGTAGATGTAGCAGTTGGTGAACATGGTGTTGAAGTCCTGCATGCACTCTGCAGCCCCCCAGTAATAGTTGTTCTCCAAGCGTCGCTTGATTGTCCCCATGTCCATGGGCTGCTTGATGATCTTGTGGTAGTCCTGCCGACAAAGAATACGGGACCGATGGTCAGGGACACACTGG from Accipiter gentilis chromosome 36, bAccGen1.1, whole genome shotgun sequence includes:
- the LOC126034982 gene encoding class II histocompatibility antigen, B-L beta chain isoform X4 — translated: METGRVLGAGAVLVALVVLGAQPGGGQETSGFFQEMYKRECLFLNGTKNVRFLDKYMYNREQRAHFDSDVGHFVADTPLGEPDAKYWNSQTEFLEDRRSAVDRFCRHNYEVVTPFTVERRVEPKVRVSPMQSSSLPQTNRLVCYVTGFYPAEIEVKWFKNGREETEHVVSTDMIQNGDWTYQVLVMLETTPQRGDTYVCQVEHVSLQHPITQQWEVQSDAARSKMLTGVGGFVLGLIFLALGLFLYMRKKGASFPRLQSS
- the LOC126034982 gene encoding class II histocompatibility antigen, B-L beta chain isoform X5, producing the protein METGRVLGAGAVLVALVVLGAQPGGGQETSGFFQEMYKSECLFLNGTKNVRFLEKYIYNREQRAHFDSDVGHFVADTPLGEPSAKYWNSQTEFLEDSRSAVDTYCRHNYEVGTPFTVERRVEPKVRVSPMQSSSLPQTNRLVCYVTGFYPAEIEVKWFKNGREETEHVVSTDMIQNGDWTYQVLVMLETTPQRGDTYVCQVEHVSLQHPITQQWEVQSDAARSKMLTGVGGFVLGLIFLALGLFLYMRKKGASFPRLQSS
- the LOC126034984 gene encoding HLA class II histocompatibility antigen, DR alpha chain-like isoform X3, with protein sequence MAGGWGIPLALLAVLTLQGAGAVKVHNVLIQAEFYQRAETLQQEGGEFMFDFDGDEIFHVDLQKTETVWRLPEFGNFATFEAQGALQNMAVAKQNLEIMIQRSNRSQATIVPPEVTVFSEDPVELGDPNILICYVDKFWPSVITITWLRNGQVVTDGVLETVFYPREDHSFRKFSYLPFIPTRGDYYDCRVEHWGLPTTLLKHWEPQLPLPASESTETLVCALGLAVGIIGIIAGTILIIKAMKMNSARNQRGVL